TGCGCCCTGCAGCGCCCAGAGCAGGTTGAGCGAGGCGCCCGGCCACACCGCCTTCACCCGCAGCCAGGCAGCCACCGCGCCCAGCGCTGCCAGCTGCGCTCTATCCTCGATGCCGGCAGCAGCCAGCATCTGCCGCGATTTCGGCCCCAGATTGCGCCACTCGTCCGCCATGGCATCCTCCACAAGGAAAAACCGCCGCGCCCGGTGGGCAGCGACGGTTCGGGCATTGCCGATTCAGCCGTAGGGCGGATGCCCGCCAGGGCGATCCGCCATCAACCGCAGGCTCAGGCCGACAGTTCCAGCATCAGCTTGTTGATGCGCTTCACGAATGCCGCCGGGTCTTCCAGCTTGCCGCCTTCGGCCAGTAGCGCCTGGTCGTACAGCACATGGGCCAGGTCTTCGCGGCGGCCGTCATCGCTTTCCGCGGCCAGACGCTTCACCAGCACGTGTTCCGGGTTGATCTCCAGCGTCGGCTTGGCGCCTTCCGGCACCGGCTGGCCGGCGGCCTTCAGCATGCGCTCCAGGTGGGCGCTCATATCGTGCTCGCCCACCACCAGGCAGGCGGGGCTGTCGGTGAGGCGGGCGGTGGCGCGCACTTCCTGCACGCGTTGGCCCAGCGCCTTCTGCACCAGTTCCACCAGTGGCTTGGCGGCTTCTTCCACCTGCTTCTGCGCGGCCTTGTCGGCTTCGTCTTCCAGCGCGCCCAGATCCAGCGCGCCCTTGGCTACCGACTGCAGTTTCTTGCCGTCGAACTCGGTGAGCGACCCGCTTACCCACTCGTCCACGCGGTCGGTGAGCAGCAGTACTTCCACGCCCTTCTTCTTGAACACTTCCAGGTGCGGGCTGTTGCGCGCGGCGGACAGACTGTCGGCGGTGATGAAGTAGAGCTTGTCCTGACCTTCCTTCATGCGGCCAACGTAGTCACCCAGCGATACCGCCGGCACGTCGCCTTCGGAAGCGGTGGACACGAAGCGCAGCAGCTTGGCGATGCGCTCCTTGTTGGCGAAGTCCTCGCCCACGCCCTCTTTCAGCACCTGGCCGAATTCCTGCCAGAAGCTGGCGTATTTGTCCTGATCGTTGGCCGCAAGGTCTTCCAACAGGCCCAGCACCTTCTTCACGCAGCCGGCGCGGATGGCGTCGATGTCCTTGGATTCCTGCAGGATCTCGCGCGAGACGTTCAGCGGCAGGTCGTTGCTGTCGATCACGCCGCGCACGAAGCGCAGGTACTGCGGCATCAGCTTGTTGCTGTCTTCCATGATGAACACGCGGCGCACATACAGCTTCACGCCCTGCTTGCGGTCGCGGTCCCACATGTCGAACGGGGCGCGCGACGGGATGTACAGCAGCTCGGTGTACTCCTGGCGGCCTTCCACGCGGGCATGGCTCCACGCCAGCGGGTCGCTGAAGTCATGCGCCACGTGCTTGTAGAACTCCCGGTACTGCTCTTCGCTGATGTCGTTCTTGCTGCGGGTCCACAGCGCGGAGGCCTCGTTCACTACTTCCACGTCGTCGCTGACGATCACTTCGCCGTTCTCGCCGTAGCCGTTGCCCTTCTTCATCTCGATGGGGATGGAGATATGGTCGGAATAGGTGCGCACGATGCGCTTGAGCGACCAGTCGTTCAGCAGCTCGTCCTGGCCTTCCTTCAGGTGCAGCACGATCTCGGTGCCGCGGCCGGGCTTGTCCAGCTGCTCCAGGGTGAATTCGCCCTCGCCCTGCGATTCCCAGCGCACGCCGTCGCCTGTCGGGCTGCCGGCGCGGCGGGTGGTGAGCGTTACCTTGTCTGCGACGATGAAGGCGGAATAGAAGCCCACGCCGAACTGGCCGATCAGGTTGGCGTCCTTGCGTTCGTCGCCGGACAGCTGCTCGAAGAAGGCCTTGGTGCCGGATTTGGCGATGGTGCCGATATTGGCGATCACCTCGTCGCGGTTCATGCCGATGCCGTTGTCGGCGATGGTGATGGTGCGGGCGTCCTTGTCGAAGCTGATGCGGATTTTCAGCTCCGGGTCGTTCTCGAACAGGGCAGCGTTGTTCAGCCCTTCGAAGCGCAGCTTGTCGGCCGCGTCGCTGGCGTTGGACACCAGCTCACGCAGGAAGATCTCCTTGTTGGAATACAGGGAGTGGATCATCAGTTGCAGCAGCTGTTTGACTTCGGTCTGAAAACCCAGGGTTTCTTTTGCGCTCATGGTAACGGTGTGCTTAGGTTGAACAGGATGAGCCAAAAATAGGGTCGTCCGCGGTGATTTCAATACCCGTGCTGCGGCGCAGCTTGCGCGGGACGGGGCAAAAGTTCACCATGGTTAATACTTCAATACAAAACCATAAGCCTGCTAGCGGTTCTCCCCGCCAAGCGACAACCGGGATGGCCCGATGCGTAGCATCAAGACAAGACTGATTATCTGGATTGTGCTGGTACTGCTGCTGACGCTGGGCATTACCGGCTACGTGTCCTATAGCAGCACGCTGGGCAGCGAGGAACGCGATTTCGCGGCGCAGAAGGAAGGGCTGAAGCAGCGGCTGGCGCTGTCGCTGCCGCATGGCGTGTGGCAGCTGGATGACGAGTTCATCCGCCTGACGCTGGACGCCGAGCTGAAATCGCCCATCGTGGTGGCCATGCGGGTGGAAGGCGATGCCGGCCTCTACCTGGGCCGCCAGCGCAATGCCGGCGGCGGGCTGGTGAACCTGCCGCGCGGCGAGCAGCCTGCCAGCGACGAAACCCTGAGCCTGCCGGTGATCTACCAGCAGCGCGACAACCTGGGCACCGTCAAGGTGTACCTGTCCCGCGAGCGCATCAAGCAGCGCCTGGAGCGCGAAGTGCTGCGCCAGGGGGGGCAGGCGCTGGTGATCTCGGTGGTGCTGTCGGTAATCCTGATCCTGCTGCTGCGCGGCTATGTGTTCGCCCCCATCCACCAGCTGCAGCGCGCCTTGCAGCGTGCCGCCGAGTTGCAGGGCCGCGATACGCCGCAGCTGCCCGAGGCGCGCTACAGCGAGTTTTCCGAGCTGGTGCACCGGGTCAACGCCATTGTGTACAAGATCAGCAGCGAGCTGGGGCTGCGCCGCCAGGCGGAAACCACCGCGCTGGAACAGAAGGAACGCGCCGAACTGGCCTACCGCCAGCTGCTGGACACCCAGGACACGCTGATCAAGGTGGAAAAGCTGGCCTCGCTGGGCTCGCTGGTGGCCGGCGTGGCGCATGAGATCAACACTCCGGTGGGCATCACTCTCACTGCCGCCTCGCACCTGGCGCTCAGCACCGGGCAGGTACGCGAGCTGTTCAGCAGCGGGCAGATCAGGAAAAGCGATCTGCATGACTACCTGCAGGACGCGCAGGAATCCAGCAGCCTGATCCTGAACAATGCCGAACGTGCGGCCAACCTTATCCACAGCTTCAAGCAGGTGGCGGTGGACCAGACCAGCGAAGCGCGCCGCGAATTCGAGCTGGGCGACTACCTGGGCGAAATCATCACCAGCCTGCGCCCCAAGCTGCGCCGCAGCCAGGTTCAGGTGGAGATAGACTGCCCGGACGCGCTGCAGATGGACAGTTACCCGGGCGCGCTGTCGCAGGTGGTCACCAATCTGGTGATGAATGCCCTGACGCATGCCTATGATGAAGATGCGGAGGGCACAATTCGCTTGCAGGCGCGCTTGCTCGCCGACCAGAGGGTAAGCCTGCAGGTATGTGATGACGGCAAGGGCATTCCGCCGGAAAACATGAAGCACATCTTCGAGCCGTTCTTCACCACCCGGCGCGCCAGCGGCGGCAGCGGGCTGGGCTTGCACATCGTGTTCAACATCGTGTTCAAGCGTCTGGGTGGTGTCATCAATGTGGACAGTACGCTGGGAAAGGGGACGTGTTTCACCCTGCTACTGCCCTGTAATGCCCCGCAAGCCAAGCATGAGGAGCAAGTGGTATGAGCAGCATGGAAAACAATAACGACGACTGGCTGCTGGATGACGATGCCGAGCAGCAGGCGCGGCCTGCCAACGCGCGCAAGCCATGGAAGATCCTGATCATCGACGATGAAAAGGATGTGCACAGCGCCACGCGGCTGGCCATCAAGGACCTGATCTACAAGGAGCGGCCGCTGGAGTTGCTGAGCGCCTACAGCGCACGCGAAGGCTTCGACATGCTGCGCCGCTACGACGACGTGGCGCTGATCCTGCTCGACGTAGTGATGGAAACCGACAACGCCGGCCTGGACCTGGTGCACCGCATCCGCGACGAGCTGGGCAACCGCCTGGCGCGCATCGTGCTGCGTACCGGCCAGCCAGGCCAGGCGCCGGAGCAGGAAGTCATCCTCGGCTACGACATCAACGACTACAAGACCAAGACCGAACTCACGGTGCAGAAGCTGTTCACCACCGTGATTGCCTCGCTGCGCGCCTACGAAAACCTGGTGGCCATCGAAAAGAACCGCCAGGGCCTGTCCAAGATCCTGGAAGGCGCCGCCGACCTTTACCAGCTGCGCTCGCTGCGCGAATTCGCCTCCGGCGTGCTCAAGCAGATCAGCGCCATCCTCGACATCGGCACCGACGGCGTGCTGTGCATGGAAAACACCCACTTTGGCAACGACCAGGCCAGCCGCCCGGCGCTGGAGATCCTGGCCGCCACCGGTGCCTTCGAGCCGCTGCTGGGGCGCACCACCAACGATATGCAGTCCAGCTTCCCGGAGCTGCACGCCGCCATCATGGAAACACTGCGCAACAAGCAGAGCCTGTACCGCCACCCGGTGGACGTGCTGTACATCGCCTCGCAGAACGGCCGCGAATTCGTGGTGCACTTCTCGCCGCAGTGGCCGCTGGAAGACGTGGAGCGCGACCTGCTGGAAGTGTTCTGCCAGCGTATTTCCTCCGCCTACGACAACCTGTACCTGTATACCCAGCTGGTGAAATCGCAGGAAGCCACCGTGGTGGCGCTGGCCGACCTGGCGGAATTCCGCGACACCGATACCGGCGAACACGTGCTGCGCGTGCAGCAGCTGAGCGATGCCATTGCCGGCGAGATGCAGCAGGCCGGCGACTACCCGGCGGACCTCTCCCCCGCCTTCATGGACATGATAGGCATGGCCAGCATCCTGCACGACGTGGGCAAGGTGGGCACGCCGGACCACATCCTGTTCAAGCCCGGCCGGCTGGACCCGGACGAGCGCATCATCATGGAGCAGCACGCCAGCATCGGCGCCAACATCCTGCGCAAGGCCAGCGCCATGGTGGAAGGCGTCAGCTACCTGTCGGTGGGCTCGGAGATCGCCGGCGGCCACCACGAGTACTTCGACGGCAGCGGCTACCCGAACAAGCTCACCGGGCAGGAGATTCCGCTGTCGGCACGCATCGTGGCAGTAGTGGACGTGTTCGATGCGCTACTGCACAAACGGCCGTACAAGCAGCCATGGCCGCTGCAGGAGGTCATGGACTACATTGCCGGCCGCGCCGGCAGCCAGTTCGACCCCAAGGTGGTGGCCGCGCTGCAGCGGCTGGTGAGCGGCGGCAAGCTGCCGCCCATGCTGCTGGGGCCGATCCATCGCGGCGAGCAGCCGGCATCATGAAAAAAGGGCGGGATATCCCGCCCTCCTTCTTGCCATACGCATGCGGCCAACCTTCACCCCGTAAAGAAAATGCCGTTCACCGAAGTGAACGGCATTACCGGGTTCGCGGCCCTTTACAGCTACGCCGGCATCAGGCGCCCAGCGCGGCAAACACCTGGTCGCGCACGGTTTCCACGGCCTGTACGCCGTTTACCTTCACGTACTTCGGCGCCTTGCTGTCGCCGGAAGCGGCCATCTGCGAGTAGAAGCCCACCAGTACCTCGGTCTGCTCGTGGTACACGTCCAGGCGCTTCTTCACGGTCTCGGCCTTGTCGTCGTCGCGCTGTACCAGCGGCTCGCCGGTCACGTCGTCCACGCCTTCCGCCTTCGGCGGATTGTATTTCACGTGGTAGGTACGGCCGGAAGCCACGTGCACACGGCGGCCGGACATGCGGTCGATGATGGTTTCGTCCGCTACGTCGATTTCCACCACGTAGTCGATGTCCACGCCGGCCTGCTTCATCGCCTCGGCCTGCGGAATGGTGCGCGGGAAGCCGTCGAACAGGAAGCCGTTGGCACAGTCGGCCTCGGCGATACGCTCTTTCACCAGACCGATGATGATGTCGTCGCGCACCAGGCCGCCGGCATCCATGATCGCCTTGGCTTCCAGGCCCAGCGGGGTGCCGGCTTTCACCGCAGCACGCAGCATGTCGCCGGTGGAAATCTGCGGAATGCCGAATTTTTCCTTGATGTAGTTGGCCTGGGTGCCTTTACCTGCGCCCGGAGCGCCCAACAGAATCAGCTTCATCGTTTACTCCCAATCAGTAGTTGTTGTGTTATCGGGTGGATCCAGCCACCACGGCGCGCACCCGTTCCAGGTCTTCCGGGGTGTCCACGCCGGCAGCGGGCGCATCGGCAACGCATTCCACGGCAATGGCATGGCCATGCCACAGCATGCGCAGCTGTTCCAGCGCCTCGAACTGCTCCAGGGGGGCGGGTGCCAGCTGGCTGTAGGTATGCAGCAGGCTGGCGCGGTAGGCGTACATGCCGATGTGGCGATATACCGGCAGACCGGCCGGCAACGATTCTCTGCTGGTGGCAAAGGCATCGCGCGCAAAGGGGATGGGCGCACGGCTGAAGTACAGCGCGTGCCCCTGTTTGTTCAGCACCACCTTGACCACGTTCGGGTTGAACATGTCGGCGGCACTGTGGATATCGTGTGCCAGGGTAGCCATCGGCGCGCTGCTCTCGCCCAGCAGTGCTGCCAGGCGGTCGATCAGCGCCGGTTCGATCAGCGGCTCGTCGCCCTGCACATTCACCACCACGGCATCGTCCGGCAGCGCCAGCAGGCTGGCTACCTCGGCCAGACGGTCGGTGCCGCTGGGGTGGTCGGCGCGGGTCAGCACTGCTTCCACGCCATATTGTTCGCATGCAGCCAGGATGCGCGGGTGGTCGGTTGCCACCACCACACGGTTGGCCGCAGACAGGCGCGCGCGTTCAGCCACGCGCACCACCATCGGCTTGCCGCCGATGTCGGCCAGCGGTTTTTCCGGCAGGCGGCTGGAAGACAGCCGCGCCGGAATCACCACCAGGAAGCCGCTCATTGCACCTCTTCCTCGGGCGCCAGTTCGCGCGCTTCGCTCTCCAGCATCATCGGGATGCCGTCGCGCACCGGGAAGGCCAGACGGTCACCCTTGCAGATCAGTTCCTGCTTTGCCTTGTCCTGCACCAGGGGGCCCTTGCACAGCGGGCAAACCAGAATCTCGAGAAATTTAGCGTCCATGGAGTTCTTTCAATCGGGACAAAATCCAGCCGGCCAAATCGGGCTCCAGCTGTGCCGTTACCGGCAGGAACCATAGTCTAGCATGATTGACGCACTGCAACTTCACCGCGTCCTTACTGGTAACAATCACTGCATCTGCATCGTCCGGAATGTCCGTCGCTACAAAGTCGTGGTGGTCCGGCAGTGCGATAGTGCGCTGCAACACCAGCCCCATGCCGCGCAGGGTGGCAAAGAAGCGTTCCGGGTTGCCGATACCGGCCATGGCCACCACTTTCTGGCCGGCAAAATCGGTAGCCAGCCGTGGCGACAGGCTGCCGGCCAGGTGCTGGAACGTACCGGGCAGCAGGCGCTGGCGGAACAATGGCAGCCGCGGCGGCCAGTCTATTGCCGTACGCTGCTCGCCGTTGACCACCACGGCATCCACGCTGGCCAGCCGCGATGCCGGCTCGCGCAGCGGGCCGGCCGGCAGCAGGTGGCCGTTACCCAGGCCACGCTCGCCGTCGATCACCACGATCTCCAGTGTGCGGCGCATGGCGTAATGTTGCAGCCCGTCGTCGCTGAGCAGCAATTCGACTTCCGGATGATGCGCCAGCAGCAATTGCCCGGCCGCCACGCGGTCACGGCCCACCACCACCGGCGCGCCGGCGGCGGCCAGCAGCAGCGGCTCGTCGCCCACCAGGCTGGCCGGGGTGTTGCGGCCAACCTCGGTTGGCTCGCGGTGGCTGCCGCCATAACCGCGGCTGATCACCCCCACCTTCACGCCGCGGGCGGCAAAGGCCTGCAGCAGCGCCAGCGTCAGCGGCGTCTTGCCTACCCCGCCCACGTTGATATTGCCGATCACCACCACCGGCACCGGCAGGCGCCGGCTGGATTTCAGCCCGTAGCGGAACAGCGCGCGCCGCAGCGCGGCCACTAGAGCAAACAGCCCTTCGGGCAAGGCCAGAAGGGCTGTCATCCACCAGCGGGGCTGGTACCAGTGTCGTTCCAGCCGGTTCACTTCGGCCCCATCTGGGTGGCGAAGGTCAGCTGCGACAGGCCGGCAAAACGCGCCGCCTCCATCACCGTCACCACCGACTGGTGGGTGGATTCGGCATCGGCGCTGATGATCACCACCGGTTGGGTCTTGCCGGCTGCCTGCGACTTGAGCAGTTCGGTCAGCGCCGTCACATTGGGCGCCGCCGGCGCCTGGCCGTTGACGCGGTAATCGCCGTGACGGCTGACTTCCACCCGCAGCGGGCTGTTCTTCTGATCGTCGGCCTTGCCTTCCGCCTGCGGCAGATTCACCTGCAGCTCGGAGTAGTGCGAGTAGGTGGTGGTGACCATCAGGAAGATCAGGATCACCAGCAGCAGGTCGATCAACGGAATGAAGTTGATCTCCGGCTCCTCACGCTGGCCGTGGCGTCGAAAATTCATGCTCAGTCTCCGCGGCGCTCGCCATGAATGGCTTCCACCAGACGTACGGCCTGCGCTTCCATTTCCACCAGGAAGTCGTCAACGCGGGCGCGGAAATGGCGATAGAAGATCATGCTGGGAATCGCCACCACCAGGCCCAGCGCGGTGTTGTACAGCGCGGTGGAGATGCCGTGCGCCAGCGCGCGCGGGTCGGAACCGGCCGGCGACTGCGAGCCGAAGATGTCGATCATGCCGATTACCGTGCCCAGCAGGCCCAGCAGCGGCGCCATGGCGGCGATGGTGCCCAGGGTGTTGAGGTAGCGGCCCAGCTCATGCGCCACCACACGGCCCTCGTCTTCGATGGCTTCCTTCATCACGTCGCGCGAGCTGCCCACCTGGCGCAGGCCGGCGGCGAACAGGCGACCCAGCGGCGAATGGCGCTGCAGTTCGTTCACCACTTCGCGGCTGGCGCCGGCACGGCGGTATTCCTGCAGCGTCTGCGCCAGCAGGCCTTTGGGCACCACCAGCGGTGTGCGCAGGCTGTAAAAACGCTCCAGGGTAATGGTAAGAGAAATGACCGAGGCGATGATGATGGCCCAGATCGGCCAGCCGGCGGCTTCAATAATGGACAACACGATGGGGATTCTCCCGTGATTGGGCAAGCGCTAAACTTTATCGGGTAGGCTGCATTGGCGCAACACGAGTGCAGCGGCTTCATGCATCGCGAATGCAATTTAAGTTCCCGGGCTAAGTACCGATTTTTGCAGGGCTTTTGCTCTTCATCCACAAAAGCTGTGGATAACTCTGTGGATGAACGGCATTCCACCGCAGCGGAGCCAGCATCTATGCGCCTGGCGCTGGAATGCCCACAAAATACACCAGCAAAGTAAACCATTGATTTTATTGGTTTTTGCTTTTTTAAATGCATCTATTGCATGGCATGCACAAACAACAATCGCTTGTGCGCCTTCCGAATAACCCGCTGTGGATGACTTGACAAGCATGTTTTTCCCCGCCAACCAAAACGATGTCATCTCCGTCGCCACCCTCAACCGCATGGCGCGCGACCTGCTGGAGTCCGGCCTGCCACCGATGTGGATAGGCGGCGAGATTTCCAACCTTACCCTGGCGGCATCCGGCCACGGCTACTTTTCGCTGAAAGACAGCAATGCGCAGATCCGTTGCGTGATGTTCCGTAACAAGCTGTCGCAGCTGGATTTTCGCCTGGCGGAAGGCATGCAGGTGGAACTGCGCGGTACCGTTACCCTGTACGAGGCGCGCGGCGACTACCAGATCAACGTCGACACCCTGCGCGCTGCCGGCCTGGGCCGGTTGTACGAGGCGTTTGCCCGCCTGAAGGCCAAGCTGGAGGCCGAAGGATTGTTCGACAATCGGCACAAGCAGCCGCTGCCCGCCAGCCCGCGCCGGGTGGGCATCGTCACCTCCCCCGCCGCCGCCGCGCTGCGCGACGTGGTGACCACCCTGCGCCGGCGCATGCCCGGCATCGAGGTGATTCTCTACCCCACCCAGGTACAGGGCAGCACCGCGCCGGCACAGATCGTGGCCGCCATCCATGCGGCCAACCGTCGCGCCGAGGTGGACGTGCTGATCGTCTGCCGCGGTGGCGGCAGCATCGAGGACCTGTGGGCGTTCAACGATGAAGCGGTGGCGCGCGCCATCTTCGCCAGCAAGCTGCCGGTGGTCAGCGGTGTCGGCCACGAAACCGACTTCACCATCGCCGATTTCGTTGCCGACCGCCGCGCCCCCACCCCCACCGCCGCCGCCGAGCTGGTCTCGCCCAGCCGCGAGGCACTGCAACAGGGGCTGGACCTCACCCGCCGCCAGCTGGAACGCGCGCTGTCGCGCCTGCTCACCGACAAGAGCCAGCAGCTGGACTTCCTTGGCCGCCGCCTGCAAC
This Vogesella sp. LIG4 DNA region includes the following protein-coding sequences:
- a CDS encoding TfoX/Sxy family protein, with translation MADEWRNLGPKSRQMLAAAGIEDRAQLAALGAVAAWLRVKAVWPGASLNLLWALQGALCDQPWQQVAREQRLSLLLALEQEQRESKP
- the htpG gene encoding molecular chaperone HtpG, coding for MSAKETLGFQTEVKQLLQLMIHSLYSNKEIFLRELVSNASDAADKLRFEGLNNAALFENDPELKIRISFDKDARTITIADNGIGMNRDEVIANIGTIAKSGTKAFFEQLSGDERKDANLIGQFGVGFYSAFIVADKVTLTTRRAGSPTGDGVRWESQGEGEFTLEQLDKPGRGTEIVLHLKEGQDELLNDWSLKRIVRTYSDHISIPIEMKKGNGYGENGEVIVSDDVEVVNEASALWTRSKNDISEEQYREFYKHVAHDFSDPLAWSHARVEGRQEYTELLYIPSRAPFDMWDRDRKQGVKLYVRRVFIMEDSNKLMPQYLRFVRGVIDSNDLPLNVSREILQESKDIDAIRAGCVKKVLGLLEDLAANDQDKYASFWQEFGQVLKEGVGEDFANKERIAKLLRFVSTASEGDVPAVSLGDYVGRMKEGQDKLYFITADSLSAARNSPHLEVFKKKGVEVLLLTDRVDEWVSGSLTEFDGKKLQSVAKGALDLGALEDEADKAAQKQVEEAAKPLVELVQKALGQRVQEVRATARLTDSPACLVVGEHDMSAHLERMLKAAGQPVPEGAKPTLEINPEHVLVKRLAAESDDGRREDLAHVLYDQALLAEGGKLEDPAAFVKRINKLMLELSA
- a CDS encoding sensor histidine kinase, with amino-acid sequence MRSIKTRLIIWIVLVLLLTLGITGYVSYSSTLGSEERDFAAQKEGLKQRLALSLPHGVWQLDDEFIRLTLDAELKSPIVVAMRVEGDAGLYLGRQRNAGGGLVNLPRGEQPASDETLSLPVIYQQRDNLGTVKVYLSRERIKQRLEREVLRQGGQALVISVVLSVILILLLRGYVFAPIHQLQRALQRAAELQGRDTPQLPEARYSEFSELVHRVNAIVYKISSELGLRRQAETTALEQKERAELAYRQLLDTQDTLIKVEKLASLGSLVAGVAHEINTPVGITLTAASHLALSTGQVRELFSSGQIRKSDLHDYLQDAQESSSLILNNAERAANLIHSFKQVAVDQTSEARREFELGDYLGEIITSLRPKLRRSQVQVEIDCPDALQMDSYPGALSQVVTNLVMNALTHAYDEDAEGTIRLQARLLADQRVSLQVCDDGKGIPPENMKHIFEPFFTTRRASGGSGLGLHIVFNIVFKRLGGVINVDSTLGKGTCFTLLLPCNAPQAKHEEQVV
- a CDS encoding DUF3369 domain-containing protein, whose product is MSSMENNNDDWLLDDDAEQQARPANARKPWKILIIDDEKDVHSATRLAIKDLIYKERPLELLSAYSAREGFDMLRRYDDVALILLDVVMETDNAGLDLVHRIRDELGNRLARIVLRTGQPGQAPEQEVILGYDINDYKTKTELTVQKLFTTVIASLRAYENLVAIEKNRQGLSKILEGAADLYQLRSLREFASGVLKQISAILDIGTDGVLCMENTHFGNDQASRPALEILAATGAFEPLLGRTTNDMQSSFPELHAAIMETLRNKQSLYRHPVDVLYIASQNGREFVVHFSPQWPLEDVERDLLEVFCQRISSAYDNLYLYTQLVKSQEATVVALADLAEFRDTDTGEHVLRVQQLSDAIAGEMQQAGDYPADLSPAFMDMIGMASILHDVGKVGTPDHILFKPGRLDPDERIIMEQHASIGANILRKASAMVEGVSYLSVGSEIAGGHHEYFDGSGYPNKLTGQEIPLSARIVAVVDVFDALLHKRPYKQPWPLQEVMDYIAGRAGSQFDPKVVAALQRLVSGGKLPPMLLGPIHRGEQPAS
- the adk gene encoding adenylate kinase, whose amino-acid sequence is MKLILLGAPGAGKGTQANYIKEKFGIPQISTGDMLRAAVKAGTPLGLEAKAIMDAGGLVRDDIIIGLVKERIAEADCANGFLFDGFPRTIPQAEAMKQAGVDIDYVVEIDVADETIIDRMSGRRVHVASGRTYHVKYNPPKAEGVDDVTGEPLVQRDDDKAETVKKRLDVYHEQTEVLVGFYSQMAASGDSKAPKYVKVNGVQAVETVRDQVFAALGA
- the kdsB gene encoding 3-deoxy-manno-octulosonate cytidylyltransferase — translated: MSGFLVVIPARLSSSRLPEKPLADIGGKPMVVRVAERARLSAANRVVVATDHPRILAACEQYGVEAVLTRADHPSGTDRLAEVASLLALPDDAVVVNVQGDEPLIEPALIDRLAALLGESSAPMATLAHDIHSAADMFNPNVVKVVLNKQGHALYFSRAPIPFARDAFATSRESLPAGLPVYRHIGMYAYRASLLHTYSQLAPAPLEQFEALEQLRMLWHGHAIAVECVADAPAAGVDTPEDLERVRAVVAGSTR
- a CDS encoding Trm112 family protein, yielding MDAKFLEILVCPLCKGPLVQDKAKQELICKGDRLAFPVRDGIPMMLESEARELAPEEEVQ
- the lpxK gene encoding tetraacyldisaccharide 4'-kinase, translated to MTALLALPEGLFALVAALRRALFRYGLKSSRRLPVPVVVIGNINVGGVGKTPLTLALLQAFAARGVKVGVISRGYGGSHREPTEVGRNTPASLVGDEPLLLAAAGAPVVVGRDRVAAGQLLLAHHPEVELLLSDDGLQHYAMRRTLEIVVIDGERGLGNGHLLPAGPLREPASRLASVDAVVVNGEQRTAIDWPPRLPLFRQRLLPGTFQHLAGSLSPRLATDFAGQKVVAMAGIGNPERFFATLRGMGLVLQRTIALPDHHDFVATDIPDDADAVIVTSKDAVKLQCVNHARLWFLPVTAQLEPDLAGWILSRLKELHGR
- a CDS encoding biopolymer transporter ExbD, which codes for MNFRRHGQREEPEINFIPLIDLLLVILIFLMVTTTYSHYSELQVNLPQAEGKADDQKNSPLRVEVSRHGDYRVNGQAPAAPNVTALTELLKSQAAGKTQPVVIISADAESTHQSVVTVMEAARFAGLSQLTFATQMGPK
- a CDS encoding MotA/TolQ/ExbB proton channel family protein — its product is MLSIIEAAGWPIWAIIIASVISLTITLERFYSLRTPLVVPKGLLAQTLQEYRRAGASREVVNELQRHSPLGRLFAAGLRQVGSSRDVMKEAIEDEGRVVAHELGRYLNTLGTIAAMAPLLGLLGTVIGMIDIFGSQSPAGSDPRALAHGISTALYNTALGLVVAIPSMIFYRHFRARVDDFLVEMEAQAVRLVEAIHGERRGD
- the xseA gene encoding exodeoxyribonuclease VII large subunit; protein product: MFFPANQNDVISVATLNRMARDLLESGLPPMWIGGEISNLTLAASGHGYFSLKDSNAQIRCVMFRNKLSQLDFRLAEGMQVELRGTVTLYEARGDYQINVDTLRAAGLGRLYEAFARLKAKLEAEGLFDNRHKQPLPASPRRVGIVTSPAAAALRDVVTTLRRRMPGIEVILYPTQVQGSTAPAQIVAAIHAANRRAEVDVLIVCRGGGSIEDLWAFNDEAVARAIFASKLPVVSGVGHETDFTIADFVADRRAPTPTAAAELVSPSREALQQGLDLTRRQLERALSRLLTDKSQQLDFLGRRLQHPGEKLRQQQQLLERHGLQLRQRLQDMLRQRQWRLDSLRYRLAQGKPALPGLQHRLQQGQQRLHAAVHRQLGQQQLALGKLEATLLAMNPEAVLARGYAIVQNEAGQVIHSPAQLHDGEAIQLQLAEGRAHARVEQERGTQSQLPF